ttaattgcaattaaaaaatatatgggaCACATGCCCAATTTAGTAGTagtgaaaacaaagaaaaaatgtgaATTCTTACACAACCATTCTAAGCCAGAGATAATAGCAAAATTGTAAATCTTTATTCTTTTAGGGACCAAACCAGAACATGATTGAAAAGTCTCAATTTGAAATTCAGACTTGAGCTGAAGATTTCTATAGAGACACCTCTCTGGTCACTAACCCAATCTAATGACTTACATTTTTGGAAGAAAACATTACTTGCACCCTTCGTTGCAGCAATGCCAGCATGTAACCAAAAACCCCAGCTGCAACAAGAACTGCTATCCCTGCAATGTTAAAACACGTTTTATACATCTCCATGACcttgaatgaaaaataagagataagtattcattgttttgaagaatgaaagatgaAACTTTCCGTTGCTTCCCAATACCTAAATGGAAAGTACTATCATCCTGGTAAGAACAGTCATCATCATTTAGTTGGATCTCTCGAATTGCCTGGTTTCCTCTGTCTATAACCAAAAGTGAGCAGCTAGCTCCAACATAAACCACATCAAAATCATTTGAAAACTTTGCATCTTCACTTGGACCGTCAACATGACCACCTCCTCGGTCCCATGCCCCACCTGCAATAGTTGTTACCCCTGcaaaaagatgaaataaaatcatatttattcAGGTACTATCCTAAAGTAGCAAGTGCCTAGGATGCCAAAATTTCAGCCATATGAGGACAGTGGGGATCTTTGAAAGAACTTTTTGTTCCCACTGTTTCATAACTTTTTAGCACTTTAAAAACACAATTGACTTTTTAACCACAGCAATCCCTCAAACATCGATACATTTACCTGAATCAGCGATCTTCCTAATAGCCATATTTGAAGTGTCTGCAATGTAAATGTTTCCCTTATCATCCACAGTAAGTCCTTTTGGGTGGTTCAACCTTGCCTCTCTTGGCTTCCCATCTACGTGCCCAGAATACCCTTCAGGAGATCCAGCAACCAGCTTGGGCCTGCTATCTGCGGTATATTCATCCATTTTCATGCATAAGATTGATGGATTTGATTAAAAGAATATGGTCAGCACCCAGGATATGGAGAAGAAACTTGATCAGATTGCAAAACTGAGATGTATCTAGGTATCAGTTGTccaagaggaaaagaaatgaaaaacttTATATTGTAGCTCGTTTGCAtatctaaatataaaaagaactCAAGGAAACTTAAACTAACATTTGGTGCAACTGATTGATTTTCCGACTAAATCTATTGAAACAACTTTGAAAGCAAAAAAGCAATGGGCATCTATTAACCATATAAACAATTGAGTTGGTCATCGTCTTCAAGGGACTCAAAGGCATCTCATCAAAATAAATggatatcattttttaaatgtaaaagaaaacaaacgCCTGAATAGTGGTTAAGAAAGATAAAGGGCAACGAGATGAGTGAAGAGGAAGTGTGGGGGCACTTTAGAGAATACGGCCTCAAACAAAAGAGATCTCCAAAAAGATGGAGTTGGTTAGGCAGAAACTCACTAAAAGGCCAATTGCACTTTCGAAAGTGGAGGCGTCAGCTAAACAAAAGCATATCGAACATATTTATAATGTTTCTCTAAGAACGAATTTGGACTCTGCCATGATTTCGCACGGAcaggaaacaaacaaaaaaggaatGTCCCTAGTACGAAGCTAAGTCGGCTTACCTTAATAGGAAACCCATTTTACGAGACTTGAATTGGGTATTCGAAAAAATactttatgaaaagaaaatccaGACCATAATattcaagaaaaatagaatCTGATCGAACTAAAAACACAAAATGGGAAACAATGAAATGAGGCACAATTCCAAAACTGTTAAGAGCAAAAAGTATCTTACAACGAGACAATGGAGTTGAGATCTTGTACATATTACTGTTTTCAGAATCCAAAACAAGAAGCTCCCCACTTGGGGCCACCTCAACTGAGTATGGTTCAATTCCAAGCTTACTTCCATCAAATACCGTCTCTACCGTGTATCCCGCCTCAAATTTCATCATCGAACGATTAGAAACCGCTGAAATTTCAAAGCCACAAAACTCATCAACCTGAAAAGTCCTTGCTTTTGTTTTATTAACCTCACACTGCCAACGAAAATCTCCAGCCTCCCAATAAACAAACCCCAAAACAGGGCGAAACACACACGTGAGCACGTTGAAATATTTATACCTGCCTTAGTGATGAACTTCTGTGTCCACAGCCACTTAATAAGAGCAGAGACCACATTGGAGACGATCCCACTAACAATTTCTGTAAATGTTTCAAAATGTCGAGAAAGTTTGAAACTTTAAAGCAGAGAATGTGAAAACGAAAATGTCGAACCAGTGAAGTCGAGCCGTTTTATACTCACTTGCAGGATGTGTAGCTGAAGCTGAAGAAAACCCAccaaaaaaaaccacaaaaataaGAGCCAAAAGGACCCAATTTCTCATCGTTGCTGCCGTTCAGAGTAGAGCATGAAAGAAGGAACAAAATGCTCAAATGTGAAGAAGTAAGCTTTGCATTTTGAGACCCACTTATGTAGAGGCCCACAGTGGCACAGACGGTGTTTGCCGACTCCACTTTACATGTTAATTAGTAAAATCTTtagatatagagagagagagagagagagagagagagagagagagagagaggtgaaagAGACGAGGAGGGCATAATGATCATGGAAGGCTAAGAAGTAAACAGAATGGAACAGAATTCGGAGGGGAGAACATAAAGGCAAAAGAGAGTGAGAAAGCAGAGTCAGGGGTGACAGCCAGAAGGAATCATGTACCCTATGTTTTGCCTTAAAGATGCGTTTGTATTAAATTGTTAATCAAGTTGTGTATTGTTAATCAAGTTGTGTTTTGTTATAGCAAGCTGAATTTGACAGCTCTTGGTTTCTACGTAATTAGGGCGCCCCTTATTGAGTTAGAGTTAACCATGGGTGGAAGTCAAGTTTGCCACTTATTGCATGAAACTGAAACTGAGGAAATTGTCTAAATCATGGGCAAAGCTGTAATTTAAAATGTGGGTGCCTACCTTTGCCCATTTGGCACTACAGTTTTCAGGTTTTTAACTGGTGCAGCCAGGTGTTCTGCAGTTTTGGACCTGTTCTGGAAGACAGTCAAAGTTGTGGCTCTGTGGGATGTGGCTTACAAAGAAAGCAAAGTTTAACCAAATTGTTTACAAGCATCAAGAACGGTTGCCTCCTCGGTCTCTTTCTAGCTCCTCCCTGATCTTTAGTGATTATTCAATTATTAATATCGTGTTTTTAATGCTTTCTTTTAAGTTTTACTTGAGATGTTCGTTTCTTTCCCTCAGCTCATCACGTGCTGTTGGTTGGATCTCGTATCAAAGGTGACGTCTTTATCTCTATCTCTGAGAATGTTTTTCATGTACTTTGAATTTACCTGGTGTTGATGCGTTTTTTATGGTCGGAAGAGACAaatctttcttttccctttcttttcttttcttttctgtttggCAGAAGGATTTGTTTGTCTCAAGGAGTAGATTAGCAGCGTATTGATTACGGTGGGTCAAACAATTccaagtttttgttttattatatcaCCAATCTTCAGAAATCAGGACTCTATTCTATTCTAAAAAAGTTTCTCATTCTCGTTCAAATTCACTTCTGTTTGATCTCTGTCCAGAAATATCTTAGCTCTAAACCCAACATTTTCATCAAGCATACTCTGGTGAGCTTGCAGGACAAGGCCATTGAGGATTGTGCCTATCAAGATACATAACTGAGAATCACCCAAGAGTATACCCAAGCAGCGTGACAAGCAGACAATTGCACAAATTGTTAATATGCACATTGGACAAGAACCGTAAATAGAAATATTCTAGATGATTCTTATTCTTCTCTACAGTTTTTTGTAACAAACTATTATTCCATTTATTCATGTATATAAGGACAGCACTATTCAATAACAAATCAGGAAGAATTTTCTACAATTCTATTTTTGTTCACATGGCATCAGAGCCTCTCGACTAAACGTTAGATCCATGGCTTCCTCTTCTTTCCCACCCATCCCTTCTTCAAATCATCTTGTCACCACCAAACTCTCAttcgataattttttattatagaaaGTGCAAATCACTGCCTACCTTACTGGTTaggatcatttttcttttgtcgATGGCTCCTCCCTTCCTCCACCCAAATTTCTTGAAGATTCAACCCCCAATCCGGCTTTTCAAAAATGGCTTAGAACTGACCAACTTGTCCTCAGTACTCTTCTCCTTTATTTTTGAATCCATTCTCAATCATGTCTTATCCTCCACTTCGGCTCATCAACTCTGGTCTTCTATTTCCT
This is a stretch of genomic DNA from Carya illinoinensis cultivar Pawnee chromosome 3, C.illinoinensisPawnee_v1, whole genome shotgun sequence. It encodes these proteins:
- the LOC122302559 gene encoding uncharacterized protein LOC122302559 isoform X1; translated protein: MRNWVLLALIFVVFFGGFSSASATHPAKIVSGIVSNVVSALIKWLWTQKFITKAAVSNRSMMKFEAGYTVETVFDGSKLGIEPYSVEVAPSGELLVLDSENSNMYKISTPLSRYSRPKLVAGSPEGYSGHVDGKPREARLNHPKGLTVDDKGNIYIADTSNMAIRKIADSGVTTIAGGAWDRGGGHVDGPSEDAKFSNDFDVVYVGASCSLLVIDRGNQAIREIQLNDDDCSYQDDSTFHLGIAVLVAAGVFGYMLALLQRRVQVMFSSKNNSRAPITKGSPVGPYQRPPKSVRPPLIPPEDEPERPEEGFFSSLGKLVLNTGSSVTETFGGLFSGSRRKPLLHHQHYQQLNKHSSAWPMQESFVIPDEDEPPPSIETRPPTPKKTYPFMTKDLERNHNIKQSQAYYNGWDGDYREQHQYMQHLQQQQHWQQHQQQQQHHHRHFSSGPQTYYEKSCETNEVVFGAVQEQDGRREAVVIKAVDYGDPIYNHHNIRPRFNYTGYSHGYPSSSAALF